From Acinetobacter lwoffii, a single genomic window includes:
- a CDS encoding ABC transporter ATP-binding protein, whose translation MFRWLERLVDPYPTKNLNQPLPTKFFPFVWQAAYGVRRYLLILVLCTAGAASFEAFLYSKIGELVNWLSKSQPDTFLEQHASNLTLLSIVLLANIFFASAQSLIKHQILYSNFPMRLRWRFHNLLMKQSLDFFHNDFAGRLSAKVMQTALAVREFWVILGDMLAYVLIYFITINIVLGAISPLLIIPLMVWLALFICAACYFIPRLSKISNAQADARAVMTGRITDAYTNIQTVKLFAHAGRESQYAKTSMQEFMVTVYKQMRLGAQYEISILLLSVVLYGGVLGTAIWLWMEGQAELGIIAATTAMVLKLNSIAEFMMWQTSALFENVGTIQDGMKTLGRKIAIEDKPGAKELQLNHGEIKFENVSFAYNDKNVIDQFNLTIRPGEKIGIVGRSGAGKSTLIQLLLHFYHINQGRILIDGQDIDEVTQDSLRKNIALVTQDTSLLHRTVAENIKYGRPDATDEEMFEAVRKAKAEEFIPNLTDLRGKKGYEAYVGERGVKLSGGQRQRIAIARVFLKDAPILILDEATSALDSEVEAAIQNSLDDLMQGKTVIAIAHRLSTIAQMDRLIVLDQGRIAEQGTHDELVALNGIYAQLWQRQTGGMLIQQQVKASKDHE comes from the coding sequence ATGTTTCGATGGCTTGAAAGACTGGTTGACCCCTATCCCACCAAAAACCTAAATCAACCTTTACCGACCAAGTTTTTTCCATTTGTCTGGCAGGCAGCCTATGGCGTCCGCCGTTATTTACTGATTCTGGTGCTGTGTACCGCCGGTGCTGCCAGCTTCGAAGCTTTTCTGTATTCAAAAATTGGTGAGCTGGTGAACTGGCTCAGTAAAAGCCAGCCCGATACTTTTCTGGAACAGCATGCCAGTAATTTAACCTTACTGAGTATTGTTCTTCTGGCCAATATTTTTTTCGCCAGCGCCCAATCCCTGATCAAGCATCAGATTCTGTATAGCAACTTTCCCATGCGTTTACGCTGGCGCTTTCATAATCTGCTGATGAAACAAAGCCTGGATTTTTTCCACAATGATTTTGCCGGACGATTATCGGCCAAAGTCATGCAAACCGCTCTGGCAGTACGCGAATTCTGGGTGATTCTGGGTGACATGCTGGCTTATGTGCTGATTTATTTCATCACCATCAATATTGTTTTGGGTGCAATTTCACCCTTGCTGATCATTCCATTGATGGTCTGGCTAGCCTTGTTCATCTGTGCAGCTTGTTACTTTATTCCTCGTTTGAGCAAAATTTCCAATGCTCAGGCAGATGCCCGTGCGGTCATGACCGGGCGTATCACAGATGCCTATACCAATATCCAGACCGTGAAGCTGTTTGCCCATGCTGGTCGTGAAAGCCAGTATGCCAAAACTTCGATGCAGGAATTTATGGTAACGGTATATAAACAGATGCGTCTGGGTGCGCAATACGAAATCAGTATTTTACTGCTGAGTGTAGTGTTATATGGCGGCGTACTGGGTACCGCGATCTGGTTGTGGATGGAAGGACAGGCCGAGCTGGGCATTATTGCCGCAACTACGGCAATGGTGCTGAAACTGAACAGTATTGCCGAATTTATGATGTGGCAGACCTCTGCCCTGTTTGAAAATGTCGGTACCATTCAGGATGGTATGAAAACTTTAGGCCGAAAAATTGCCATTGAAGATAAACCGGGTGCCAAAGAGCTACAGCTCAATCATGGTGAAATCAAATTCGAAAATGTCAGCTTTGCCTATAATGATAAAAACGTGATTGATCAGTTTAATCTGACCATTCGCCCAGGCGAAAAGATTGGTATTGTCGGCCGTTCAGGTGCCGGGAAATCTACCTTGATTCAACTGTTGCTGCATTTTTATCATATCAATCAGGGTCGTATCTTAATCGATGGTCAGGATATTGATGAGGTCACTCAGGACAGTTTGCGCAAGAACATTGCATTAGTGACTCAAGATACCTCGCTGCTACATCGCACGGTCGCGGAAAACATTAAATATGGTCGTCCGGATGCGACTGATGAAGAGATGTTTGAAGCTGTGCGTAAAGCCAAAGCGGAAGAGTTTATTCCCAATCTGACGGATTTGCGTGGCAAAAAAGGCTATGAAGCCTATGTCGGTGAACGTGGCGTGAAACTTTCCGGCGGACAGCGTCAGCGAATTGCAATTGCACGTGTATTCCTGAAAGATGCGCCGATTCTGATTCTGGATGAAGCCACCAGTGCGCTGGATTCTGAAGTCGAAGCCGCTATTCAAAACAGTCTGGACGACTTGATGCAAGGTAAAACCGTGATTGCCATTGCGCATCGCCTGTCTACCATTGCCCAGATGGATCGTCTGATTGTGCTGGATCAAGGTCGAATTGCCGAGCAAGGCACGCATGATGAACTGGTGGCATTAAATGGCATCTATGCCCAGCTTTGGCAGCGTCAAACTGGTGGCATGCTGATTCAGCAACAGGTCAAAGCATCAAAAGATCATGAATAA
- a CDS encoding mechanosensitive ion channel family protein: MIEEKDRLEQFNFIRNIQEWANQYPWLEMLSSLSIVILLAILANLFAKQIVVRGIRQLISRMPFANNQIFAEHSVIRRIANIVPAVVIMNGITTVPHLSDKVESFVQMGAQAFIFLTIALALGELLNIFNLVYQRNPKSRNKPIKGYLQLVKLIIFIVCGLMILGTFLKKDVFTLLAGFGAMAAVLMLVFQNTILSLVASVQISSYDMVRIGDWIEMPSLNADGDVIDMSLHTITVQNFDKTVTTIPTNKLVTDTFKNWRGMQEAGARRIKRSIHIDQSSVHFMSAEEQNKLKNFILLDQYLNTKSEELEQFNLQLSHHSQYNQRRLTNLGTFRAYVEFYLQQHSGISKNHSLMVRQLQPTSEGLPLEIYAFTNTTAWVEYENIQSDIMDHLLAIIPEFGLKVYQAPSGLDLKEAFTQPSSIIT; this comes from the coding sequence TTGATTGAAGAGAAAGATCGTTTGGAACAGTTTAATTTTATTCGGAATATTCAAGAATGGGCAAATCAGTACCCATGGCTGGAAATGCTATCTTCACTGAGTATTGTGATTTTACTGGCGATTCTTGCCAATCTATTTGCCAAACAGATTGTGGTACGCGGAATACGTCAACTGATTTCCAGAATGCCTTTTGCCAATAATCAGATTTTTGCTGAGCATAGCGTGATTCGCCGGATTGCCAATATTGTTCCGGCAGTAGTGATCATGAACGGGATTACCACAGTACCGCATTTATCTGACAAGGTTGAGTCCTTTGTGCAAATGGGGGCACAGGCTTTTATTTTCCTGACGATTGCCTTAGCTCTTGGTGAATTACTGAATATTTTTAACCTGGTCTATCAGCGTAATCCCAAGTCACGTAACAAACCGATTAAAGGTTATTTGCAGCTGGTCAAGCTGATTATCTTTATTGTCTGTGGCCTGATGATTCTCGGCACTTTCCTGAAAAAGGATGTCTTTACCTTGCTGGCTGGCTTCGGTGCCATGGCCGCGGTGTTGATGCTGGTCTTTCAAAATACCATTTTGTCGCTGGTGGCGTCGGTTCAGATTTCATCCTATGACATGGTGCGTATTGGCGACTGGATCGAAATGCCCTCGCTGAACGCGGATGGCGATGTCATTGATATGTCATTACATACCATTACGGTACAGAACTTTGATAAAACAGTGACCACGATTCCGACCAATAAACTGGTGACGGATACCTTTAAAAACTGGCGTGGTATGCAGGAAGCCGGTGCGCGCCGGATCAAGCGCTCGATTCATATTGATCAAAGCAGCGTACATTTTATGTCGGCTGAAGAACAGAATAAGCTGAAAAATTTTATTTTGCTGGATCAATACCTGAATACCAAATCAGAGGAACTGGAACAATTTAACCTGCAACTGAGCCATCATTCGCAATATAACCAGCGCCGTCTTACCAATTTAGGAACCTTTCGTGCTTATGTAGAGTTTTATCTGCAACAGCATTCGGGCATTAGTAAAAATCATTCCCTGATGGTGCGCCAATTGCAGCCAACCAGTGAGGGTTTACCGCTAGAGATTTATGCCTTTACCAATACCACCGCCTGGGTGGAGTATGAAAATATCCAGTCGGATATCATGGATCATCTGCTGGCGATTATTCCGGAATTTGGTTTAAAGGTGTATCAAGCGCCTTCAGGTCTTGATTTAAAGGAAGCATTTACTCAACCGTCTTCCATTATTACTTAA
- a CDS encoding YoaK family protein yields MPLQRLPTWVQLGAFFLAVNAGMINVLGLVTVLHQSVSHMTGNVSMLAMALLNWQPEQMLYLFLVTLCYVIGSSYSGLILGNSHFRLGQLYGYPLSLVAIFILICWLLLPYFPRYALLWACVAMGVQNAMVSHYKGAIIRTTHLSGVLTDLGLAMGYRLRGLEVESRRVVLHLLILLGFLSGGILASWLYPYLKLNAFLIPAVLSLVLSLIYWVIYLRYRH; encoded by the coding sequence ATGCCATTACAGCGTTTACCTACCTGGGTACAATTAGGGGCGTTTTTTCTTGCGGTCAATGCCGGCATGATTAACGTCTTGGGTCTGGTGACGGTACTGCACCAGTCTGTTTCACATATGACCGGCAATGTCAGCATGCTGGCTATGGCCCTGCTGAACTGGCAACCAGAACAGATGTTGTATCTCTTTTTGGTCACACTCTGCTATGTCATTGGTTCATCCTATAGCGGGCTCATTCTTGGAAATAGTCACTTTCGCCTGGGGCAGCTTTATGGTTACCCTTTAAGCCTGGTGGCTATTTTTATTTTGATCTGCTGGTTATTATTGCCCTATTTCCCGCGCTACGCCTTGTTATGGGCCTGTGTTGCCATGGGTGTGCAAAATGCCATGGTTAGCCACTATAAAGGTGCCATCATTCGCACCACGCATTTATCTGGCGTACTGACCGACCTCGGCTTGGCAATGGGTTACCGTTTGCGCGGTTTAGAGGTAGAATCACGGCGCGTGGTTCTGCATCTGCTTATTTTGCTCGGTTTTTTAAGCGGTGGCATTCTTGCCAGCTGGCTATATCCTTATTTAAAATTAAATGCATTCCTGATCCCGGCAGTACTGAGTCTGGTTCTCAGTCTCATCTATTGGGTGATTTATTTACGTTATCGACATTAA
- the sstT gene encoding serine/threonine transporter SstT produces the protein MFSALMRMSLVSRIIIAIILGVGVAVVFPEATPSLSLLGDLFIKALKSVAPILVFILVLASIANFKVGQSNTPIKPIMIMYAVGMFLAALSAVVASILFPSTLFLDIAAQADLQPPGSLVEILKNLLLSFVTNPVVAIAEANFIGILAWAVALGIAFRHASDSTKTLLNDAAFAVNYVIRLVISFAPVGIFGLVAVTFAESGLDTLTSYVHLLAVLLGTMVFVALVINPLLVALMTRNNPYPLVFTCLRESGITAFFTRSSAANIPVNLDLAKRLGVKESTSSIAIPLGATINMAGASVTITVLSLAAVNTLGISVDFSTMLILSVVATVSACGASGVAGGSLLLIPVACGLFGISSDIAMQVVAIGMVISVLQDSTETALNSSTDVLFTAAVDRASN, from the coding sequence TTAGGTGTGGGTGTGGCTGTGGTATTTCCCGAAGCTACTCCCTCATTAAGCCTATTGGGCGACCTGTTTATTAAAGCCTTGAAGTCTGTTGCACCGATTCTGGTTTTCATTTTAGTGTTAGCTTCTATCGCGAATTTTAAGGTGGGTCAATCCAACACCCCCATCAAACCGATTATGATCATGTATGCAGTGGGTATGTTCCTTGCTGCACTGAGCGCCGTGGTTGCGAGTATCTTATTTCCAAGTACGCTGTTTCTGGATATCGCTGCACAAGCTGACTTACAGCCACCTGGCAGTCTGGTAGAAATCCTGAAGAATTTACTGCTCAGTTTTGTTACCAATCCGGTCGTTGCGATTGCTGAAGCAAACTTTATTGGTATTCTGGCTTGGGCAGTGGCCTTGGGTATTGCCTTCCGTCATGCATCTGATAGTACCAAAACGCTTTTAAATGATGCGGCCTTTGCAGTGAACTATGTGATTCGTTTAGTGATCAGCTTTGCACCTGTGGGTATTTTTGGTCTGGTTGCGGTGACTTTTGCTGAATCTGGTCTGGACACGCTGACCAGTTACGTACATTTACTTGCTGTGTTGCTCGGAACGATGGTTTTCGTTGCACTGGTAATTAATCCGCTTCTGGTTGCCTTAATGACACGCAACAACCCGTATCCACTGGTATTCACTTGCTTGCGCGAAAGTGGCATTACCGCTTTCTTTACCCGTAGTTCGGCAGCCAATATTCCAGTCAATCTGGACTTGGCAAAACGTCTGGGCGTCAAGGAATCAACTTCAAGTATCGCAATTCCTTTGGGTGCTACGATCAACATGGCAGGTGCTTCTGTGACCATTACTGTATTGTCATTGGCGGCTGTAAATACTTTGGGGATTAGCGTCGATTTCAGCACTATGCTCATTCTTTCTGTGGTGGCAACCGTTTCGGCATGTGGCGCTTCAGGTGTTGCAGGCGGTTCATTACTATTGATTCCAGTTGCATGTGGCCTGTTTGGTATTTCTTCGGATATCGCCATGCAAGTGGTCGCCATTGGTATGGTCATCAGCGTATTGCAGGATTCTACTGAAACCGCGCTAAACTCATCGACTGATGTTTTATTTACTGCAGCAGTAGACCGCGCATCAAATTGA
- a CDS encoding DUF2058 domain-containing protein, whose translation MVKNALQAQLLKAGLVDNKKAKKLSKQAVHEKRTGDSTEAQIKAKIEQDKQQKMAKDQAIEQEKKAQLQEKELKAAIMQMINQHKIRDTDGDAVYQFIDDSKIKKVYLNQQIYNALVAGSLVIARENDSYAFLPKALADRINAKMQGFIIVNNSEKNEETTDEEDPYAAYVIPDDLMW comes from the coding sequence ATGGTTAAAAATGCATTGCAGGCACAATTGTTAAAGGCAGGATTGGTCGATAATAAAAAAGCCAAAAAACTGTCTAAACAGGCTGTGCATGAAAAACGCACCGGTGACAGCACTGAGGCTCAAATCAAGGCCAAGATTGAACAAGACAAACAGCAAAAAATGGCCAAAGACCAGGCCATTGAGCAAGAGAAAAAAGCCCAGTTGCAGGAAAAAGAGCTGAAAGCTGCAATTATGCAAATGATCAATCAGCACAAAATCCGTGATACTGATGGCGATGCGGTGTATCAGTTTATTGATGACAGTAAAATCAAGAAAGTCTATTTAAATCAGCAAATCTATAATGCGCTGGTGGCAGGCAGTCTGGTGATTGCCCGTGAAAATGACAGCTATGCTTTCTTGCCTAAAGCTCTGGCAGATCGTATCAATGCGAAAATGCAGGGCTTTATTATTGTGAATAATTCAGAGAAAAATGAAGAAACCACCGATGAAGAAGATCCATATGCTGCTTATGTTATTCCTGATGATTTGATGTGGTAA